GGAGCGGCTCGGGACGGCGGTGATCGTCAAGCATGAGAACCACACGCCGACCGCCGCGTTCAAGGTGCGCGGGGGGCTCGTCTATTTCGACCGTCTGAAGCGCGAGAGGCCGGGCACCGTCGGACTGATCTCGGCCACGCGCGGCAATCACGGTCAGAGCCTGGCATTTGCCGGACGCCGCTATCGACTGCCCGTGACGATCTATGTCCCGCACGGCAATTCGGTCGAGCAGAATCGCGCGATCCGCGGATTTGGCGCCGAGCTCGTCGAGCACGGCGAAGATTTCCAGGCGGCGCGCGAGGAGGCCTATCGTTGCGCGGCGACCAATGGACTCGAAATCGTGCCGGCGTTCCATCCCGATCTCGTTCTGGGCGTCGCGACCTACGCCCTCGAATTGTTGCGAAAGGCGCCGGATATCGACGTGCTCTACGTTCCGATCGGGCAGGGCTCGGGCATTTGCGGCTGCATCCTCGCGCGTGATCTGCTTGGGCTGAAGACCGAAATCGTTGGTGTGCAGTCCACCGAAGCGCCCTCTTACGCACTGTCGTTTGCGGCCGGGGCGGTCGTGACGACCAAAACCAGCAATACGCGCGCCGACGGCGTGGCGACGCGGATTCCCGATGCCGACGCCGTCGCCATCATCTGCAAGGGCGCCTCCCGTGTCGTGCAGGTCACGGACAACGAAATCGCCTCGGCGATGCGGGCCTACTGGACCGATACGCACAATCTCGCGGAAGGTGCCG
This region of Bradyrhizobium sp. CCGUVB1N3 genomic DNA includes:
- a CDS encoding threonine dehydratase; the encoded protein is MFDLKELERAHEIVGQAVPATPAHAWPLLAERLGTAVIVKHENHTPTAAFKVRGGLVYFDRLKRERPGTVGLISATRGNHGQSLAFAGRRYRLPVTIYVPHGNSVEQNRAIRGFGAELVEHGEDFQAAREEAYRCAATNGLEIVPAFHPDLVLGVATYALELLRKAPDIDVLYVPIGQGSGICGCILARDLLGLKTEIVGVQSTEAPSYALSFAAGAVVTTKTSNTRADGVATRIPDADAVAIICKGASRVVQVTDNEIASAMRAYWTDTHNLAEGAGAAALAAALQEKSKLQGRRVGLVLSGGNIDFDRFRHWVGTDAPIAQPAVA